A single genomic interval of Drosophila virilis strain 15010-1051.87 chromosome 2, Dvir_AGI_RSII-ME, whole genome shotgun sequence harbors:
- the LOC6630680 gene encoding uncharacterized protein, which translates to MSTQGTGASDLDSESVEVLRERLSTMKRLMAERTAQQQNSPAITEEIFSTKRHRSAGIIDGNFLSIAFGGALLVIVTVSVYAFYNLYHAILKKFPSHHEEL; encoded by the exons ATGTCCACACAAGGAACAG GCGCTTCGGATCTGGACTCAGAATCTGTGGAAGTTCTACGCGAACGCTTAAGCACCATGAAGCGCTTGATGGCCGAACGTACAGCACAGCAGCAGAACAGCCCAGCAATAACCGAAGAAATCTTCTCAACCAAACGCCATCGCTCAGCGGGCATCATCGACGGCAACTTCCTGAGCATTGCCTTCGGCGGAGCCCTGCTGGTGATTGTCACGGTTTCAGTCTACGCATTCTATAATCTATATCATGCCATACTCAAAAAGTTTCCATCGCATCACGAGGAGCTCTAA